The following coding sequences lie in one Peromyscus maniculatus bairdii isolate BWxNUB_F1_BW_parent chromosome 3, HU_Pman_BW_mat_3.1, whole genome shotgun sequence genomic window:
- the LOC121827958 gene encoding uncharacterized protein LOC121827958 isoform X2 yields MGNTASPEASRSHRIFSPVGGVITSSVPSQESSNLQSHPRSHGISSPTAGADTSPVPSQESWHLQSHPRGHGISGLIERVMASPVPSQASWHLHSHRRSHGISSPVTGVVASPVPSESSHLQSRRRRHRISSPIAGAVASPVPSQESLHLQSHRRSRCISSPIAGAMASPVPSQESLHLQPHRRSHGISSPIAGAMASPVPSQESLHLQSHHRNRRIFSPIAGVIASPVPSQASWHLDSHRRSHCISSPTAGAMASPVPSQESLHLQSHRIFSPTAGTIASSARTQEPSHLQSHRRGHRIFSPIAGAITSSVPSQESSHLPSHRRSHRISSPTAGGQFGGWGSCDTLNFDIL; encoded by the coding sequence ATGGGGAACACGGCTTCTCCAGAAGCCAGCAGGAGCCATCGCATCTTCAGTCCCGTCGGAGGAGTCATCACATCTTCCGTCCCATCGCAGGAGTCATCGAATCTCCAGTCCCATCCCAGGAGTCACGGCATCTCCAGTCCCACCGCAGGAGCCGACACATCTCCAGTCCCGTCGCAGGAGTCATGGCATCTCCAGTCCCATCCCAGGGGTCATGGAATCTCCGGTCTCATCGAAAGAGTCATGGCATCTCCAGTCCCATCGCAGGCATCATGGCATCTCCACTCTCATCGCAGGAGTCATGGCATCTCCAGTCCCGTCACAGGAGTCGTTGCATCTCCAGTCCCATCGGAGTCATCGCATCTCCAGTCCCGTCGCAGGCGTCATCGCATCTCCAGCCCCATTGCAGGAGCCGTCGCATCTCCAGTCCCGTCGCAGGAGTCATTGCATCTCCAGTCCCATCGCAGGAGTCGTTGCATCTCCAGTCCCATTGCAGGAGCCATGGCATCTCCCGTCCCATCGCAGGAGTCGTTGCATCTCCAGCCCCATCGCAGGAGCCATGGCATCTCCAGTCCCATTGCAGGAGCCATGGCATCTCCAGTCCCATCGCAGGAGTCGTTGCATCTCCAGTCCCATCACAGGAATCGTCGCATCTTCAGTCCCATCGCAGGAGTCATAGCATCTCCAGTCCCATCGCAGGCATCATGGCATCTCGACTCCCATCGCAGGAGCCATTGCATCTCTAGTCCCACCGCAGGAGCCATGGCATCTCCAGTCCCATCGCAGGAGTCATTGCATCTTCAGTCCCATCGCATCTTCAGTCCCACCGCAGGAACCATCGCATCTTCAGCCCGAACACAGGAGCCATCGCATCTCCAGTCCCATCGCAGGGGCCATCGCATCTTTAGTCCCATCGCAGGAGCCATCACATCTTCAGTCCCATCGCAGGAGTCATCACATCTTCCGTCCCATCGCAGGAGTCATCGAATCTCCAGTCCCACCGCAGGAGGGCAGTTTGGAGGCTGGGGGAGCTGTGACACACTGAACTTTGACATCCTCTGA
- the LOC121827958 gene encoding uncharacterized protein LOC121827958 isoform X1: MESLPLGTRVPSPTPATTPGFGAHLSHASLWMLKPPECESSNLQSHPRSHGISSPTAGADTSPVPSQESWHLQSHPRGHGISGLIERVMASPVPSQASWHLHSHRRSHGISSPVTGVVASPVPSESSHLQSRRRRHRISSPIAGAVASPVPSQESLHLQSHRRSRCISSPIAGAMASPVPSQESLHLQPHRRSHGISSPIAGAMASPVPSQESLHLQSHHRNRRIFSPIAGVIASPVPSQASWHLDSHRRSHCISSPTAGAMASPVPSQESLHLQSHRIFSPTAGTIASSARTQEPSHLQSHRRGHRIFSPIAGAITSSVPSQESSHLPSHRRSHRISSPTAGGQFGGWGSCDTLNFDIL, translated from the exons ATGGAATCTCTGCCACTGGGGACCAGA GTCCCATCTCCCACACCGGCCACCACTCCAGGATTTGGTGCACACCTCTCACATGCTTCTCTTTGGATGTTGaagcctcctgagtgt GAGTCATCGAATCTCCAGTCCCATCCCAGGAGTCACGGCATCTCCAGTCCCACCGCAGGAGCCGACACATCTCCAGTCCCGTCGCAGGAGTCATGGCATCTCCAGTCCCATCCCAGGGGTCATGGAATCTCCGGTCTCATCGAAAGAGTCATGGCATCTCCAGTCCCATCGCAGGCATCATGGCATCTCCACTCTCATCGCAGGAGTCATGGCATCTCCAGTCCCGTCACAGGAGTCGTTGCATCTCCAGTCCCATCGGAGTCATCGCATCTCCAGTCCCGTCGCAGGCGTCATCGCATCTCCAGCCCCATTGCAGGAGCCGTCGCATCTCCAGTCCCGTCGCAGGAGTCATTGCATCTCCAGTCCCATCGCAGGAGTCGTTGCATCTCCAGTCCCATTGCAGGAGCCATGGCATCTCCCGTCCCATCGCAGGAGTCGTTGCATCTCCAGCCCCATCGCAGGAGCCATGGCATCTCCAGTCCCATTGCAGGAGCCATGGCATCTCCAGTCCCATCGCAGGAGTCGTTGCATCTCCAGTCCCATCACAGGAATCGTCGCATCTTCAGTCCCATCGCAGGAGTCATAGCATCTCCAGTCCCATCGCAGGCATCATGGCATCTCGACTCCCATCGCAGGAGCCATTGCATCTCTAGTCCCACCGCAGGAGCCATGGCATCTCCAGTCCCATCGCAGGAGTCATTGCATCTTCAGTCCCATCGCATCTTCAGTCCCACCGCAGGAACCATCGCATCTTCAGCCCGAACACAGGAGCCATCGCATCTCCAGTCCCATCGCAGGGGCCATCGCATCTTTAGTCCCATCGCAGGAGCCATCACATCTTCAGTCCCATCGCAGGAGTCATCACATCTTCCGTCCCATCGCAGGAGTCATCGAATCTCCAGTCCCACCGCAGGAGGGCAGTTTGGAGGCTGGGGGAGCTGTGACACACTGAACTTTGACATCCTCTGA
- the LOC121827958 gene encoding uncharacterized protein LOC121827958 isoform X3 — translation MLKPPECESSNLQSHPRSHGISSPTAGADTSPVPSQESWHLQSHPRGHGISGLIERVMASPVPSQASWHLHSHRRSHGISSPVTGVVASPVPSESSHLQSRRRRHRISSPIAGAVASPVPSQESLHLQSHRRSRCISSPIAGAMASPVPSQESLHLQPHRRSHGISSPIAGAMASPVPSQESLHLQSHHRNRRIFSPIAGVIASPVPSQASWHLDSHRRSHCISSPTAGAMASPVPSQESLHLQSHRIFSPTAGTIASSARTQEPSHLQSHRRGHRIFSPIAGAITSSVPSQESSHLPSHRRSHRISSPTAGGQFGGWGSCDTLNFDIL, via the exons ATGTTGaagcctcctgagtgt GAGTCATCGAATCTCCAGTCCCATCCCAGGAGTCACGGCATCTCCAGTCCCACCGCAGGAGCCGACACATCTCCAGTCCCGTCGCAGGAGTCATGGCATCTCCAGTCCCATCCCAGGGGTCATGGAATCTCCGGTCTCATCGAAAGAGTCATGGCATCTCCAGTCCCATCGCAGGCATCATGGCATCTCCACTCTCATCGCAGGAGTCATGGCATCTCCAGTCCCGTCACAGGAGTCGTTGCATCTCCAGTCCCATCGGAGTCATCGCATCTCCAGTCCCGTCGCAGGCGTCATCGCATCTCCAGCCCCATTGCAGGAGCCGTCGCATCTCCAGTCCCGTCGCAGGAGTCATTGCATCTCCAGTCCCATCGCAGGAGTCGTTGCATCTCCAGTCCCATTGCAGGAGCCATGGCATCTCCCGTCCCATCGCAGGAGTCGTTGCATCTCCAGCCCCATCGCAGGAGCCATGGCATCTCCAGTCCCATTGCAGGAGCCATGGCATCTCCAGTCCCATCGCAGGAGTCGTTGCATCTCCAGTCCCATCACAGGAATCGTCGCATCTTCAGTCCCATCGCAGGAGTCATAGCATCTCCAGTCCCATCGCAGGCATCATGGCATCTCGACTCCCATCGCAGGAGCCATTGCATCTCTAGTCCCACCGCAGGAGCCATGGCATCTCCAGTCCCATCGCAGGAGTCATTGCATCTTCAGTCCCATCGCATCTTCAGTCCCACCGCAGGAACCATCGCATCTTCAGCCCGAACACAGGAGCCATCGCATCTCCAGTCCCATCGCAGGGGCCATCGCATCTTTAGTCCCATCGCAGGAGCCATCACATCTTCAGTCCCATCGCAGGAGTCATCACATCTTCCGTCCCATCGCAGGAGTCATCGAATCTCCAGTCCCACCGCAGGAGGGCAGTTTGGAGGCTGGGGGAGCTGTGACACACTGAACTTTGACATCCTCTGA